In Crinalium epipsammum PCC 9333, the following are encoded in one genomic region:
- the crtH gene encoding carotenoid isomerase produces MPATSISYFLEDKPDQTVFDVIVIGSGIGGLVTATQLAAKGAKVLVLESYLIPGGSAGYFEREGYRFDVGASMIFGFGDQGTTNLLTRALKAVDMSIETIPDSVQIDYHLPNGLNLKVHRDYDKFLQELTEYFPHERQGIRQFYNECWKVFNCLNAMDLLSLEEPRYLTRVFFQHPLACLGLVKYLPQNAGDIARRYIKDPTLLKFIDMECYCWSVVPADLTPMINAGMVFSDRHYGGINYPKGGVGQIAQKLVEGLEKFGGKIQYKAKVTKILKQKNRAVGVQLADGKVYHAKRIVSNATRWDTFEKLLPVEEMPAAEKSWQQRYQKSPSFLSLHLGVKADVLSPGTECHHILLEDWQKMEAPEGTIFVSIPTLLDPDLAPAGHHIIHTFTPSWIEDWQKLSATEYEEKKEEAAGRIIERLEKIFPGLDAGLDYMEVGTPRTHRRFLGREHGTYGPIPRRKLLGLLGMPFNRTAIPGLYCVGDSTFPGQGLNAVAFSGFACAHRIAVDLGM; encoded by the coding sequence ATGCCTGCCACTTCTATTTCCTATTTCCTTGAAGATAAACCCGATCAAACCGTTTTTGATGTCATTGTGATTGGATCAGGTATTGGGGGTTTAGTAACAGCAACTCAACTAGCTGCCAAAGGCGCTAAAGTTTTAGTACTCGAAAGTTATTTAATCCCTGGGGGAAGTGCTGGCTACTTTGAGCGGGAAGGCTACCGCTTTGATGTAGGAGCCTCAATGATTTTTGGGTTTGGCGATCAAGGTACAACAAATCTGCTTACCCGCGCTCTCAAAGCTGTGGATATGAGTATAGAAACTATTCCTGACTCGGTGCAGATTGATTACCACCTCCCCAACGGGTTAAACCTGAAGGTTCACCGAGATTATGATAAATTTTTGCAAGAACTAACAGAATATTTCCCCCACGAACGTCAAGGGATTCGTCAGTTTTATAACGAGTGCTGGAAAGTATTTAATTGCTTGAACGCAATGGATTTGCTATCACTGGAAGAACCTCGTTATTTAACAAGAGTATTTTTCCAGCATCCATTAGCTTGTTTGGGCTTAGTCAAGTATCTACCACAAAATGCAGGTGATATTGCTCGACGTTATATAAAAGATCCCACTTTATTAAAGTTTATTGATATGGAGTGCTATTGCTGGTCAGTTGTTCCAGCAGATTTGACACCCATGATTAATGCCGGAATGGTATTTTCAGATCGGCACTATGGCGGTATTAACTACCCCAAGGGAGGCGTAGGACAAATCGCCCAAAAGTTAGTAGAAGGACTAGAGAAATTTGGTGGAAAAATTCAATACAAAGCTAAGGTGACAAAGATTCTTAAACAAAAGAATCGTGCTGTCGGAGTACAACTAGCTGATGGTAAAGTTTATCACGCGAAGCGAATTGTTTCTAATGCTACTCGCTGGGATACATTTGAAAAATTACTACCAGTAGAAGAAATGCCAGCAGCAGAGAAAAGCTGGCAGCAGCGTTATCAAAAGTCACCTAGTTTTTTAAGTTTACATTTGGGGGTAAAGGCAGATGTTTTATCTCCTGGTACAGAATGTCACCACATTTTGCTGGAAGACTGGCAAAAAATGGAAGCACCAGAAGGTACTATTTTTGTGTCTATTCCCACGCTTTTAGATCCAGATTTAGCACCAGCAGGACATCATATTATTCATACGTTCACGCCTAGCTGGATTGAAGACTGGCAAAAACTATCTGCAACAGAATACGAAGAGAAAAAGGAAGAAGCTGCTGGGCGAATTATTGAACGCTTAGAGAAGATTTTTCCAGGTTTAGATGCAGGTTTAGACTATATGGAGGTGGGAACACCCCGCACTCACCGTCGCTTTTTGGGGCGTGAACATGGCACTTATGGTCCAATACCCCGCCGCAAGTTATTAGGATTATTGGGAATGCCGTTTAATCGGACGGCTATCCCAGGATTGTACTGTGTAGGGGATAGTACCTTTCCAGGGCAAGGGTTAAATGCTGTGGCATTTTCAGGATTTGCTTGCGCTCATCGCATTGCTGTGGATTTGGGAATGTAA